The Microplitis mediator isolate UGA2020A chromosome 10, iyMicMedi2.1, whole genome shotgun sequence genomic sequence CTTGAGCCGTCACTTTTTGACTCCGGcctctacaaattttttacaagcaCACATGCCACTGTAATAAGAGCCGCtggctttaaaaataaataatttgtgatTGCCCGCCATCTTGACTGCAAGTTAACGGAAATATAAGACAGAAATAAACCCTAAGTTGGCTGCAAAAAGTTTGTAGTCAGTTTTTTGATGCCAACTTATTGTCAATTTGTAAGTTAACTCTAACTCTTGTTCTTGAAACTTCTATTCTGTATTTcgcgggaaatttgaaattgaattatattCTTCAACTTTTTACAAGCAACTTACTGGTAACTTTCTCcgttaatttgtttttagattccgaaatttaaattgatgtcAACTTTTGTTAGTTCAAGTTGTACTTTGTAtctaccctgatagccaccttatctacaagttaacttcaagctacggccgtattctgaagtcaatttaaaggaaaatattggagagcaaacagttacctttaagttgacaataaattgtctgtaacttgaattcaatttgacaacaagtgttactgtcagacaatgacgttaagttgcttgacagtttcacttcaaattgacagcaagtttttctgtcaaattacattcagatgacggcagtTGATTCGTTgatttgcatcaacttgcacgcaagtatCCAGCCGAGGATTaccagaaacttgtcgttatttgtaatttaaaatttgtttcatCTCTGCTACGTTCAtttcacactcataattttttaggcTGACATTTTGCGGCAGACTTCAACTGGATAGAGTTTTATTTTCGTAGGGTCGCTCATGGCTGTTGCCTACggaacaaaaaatatcgatatgcgattaatcgattatttttcCCCAATCAGTTCATACTATACTTGACATCAATGGCAGTTTTGTGTTAGTTTTCGTCGTTTTGCTGAAACTTTTTGTACTTTTCTGTTTACAAATTCACCAACAGTCAAAAAAAGTCGAAACTCGCTCTTTACTGATctgattataaaaatgtttccGCAAAATGGCTGTTATTGTTATCTACACCTGCTCGAATATATACTGTTTAGTTAAGTGtaaccttttttttaaaaaaacaactgatttcaaaaattattgaaaagacGTTTTTGGTAAAGGACATTAACTCATGGGATGAATATTTTGCaaggatttaataaaaatatatttcgtaGCAGCCACCGGCGGCACGAATTTAAATATGTtcagcaaaaaattgcacgtagACGTCAAAAAATCGACGTTGAAAATTCAGGATGTGAAAAAGGATAGTGCTACAAGATTCAAACACTTGAAAATCGTATTAGGTGAGACTTActtacaaaacaattattacattttttaaattattatcaaaacattataattaacatttaaaattcattgcAAAACCAGTCGCAGCTTtcctgtaattttttaaaagatttaaaaaattttataaacaagttTTTTAAGTACTAGgtgtgatactgaagttagccgatgtctaataattttttgattttttttaaacaataaattataaaaaaaaaaatattttaaaaaattgcacctgtagttttttaaattttctacatgtgcatatttttagtttttgtttttttttgtaatttatttgctgaaaaaataaatccgaACATTACCGATTGTCTGCttacttcaggatcatgtacTAGGttcttattaaattaaatttttgttatttcacTCCACTATGAAGTATTAATAGACCAATTAAATTCCGCGAACATGACtatcaactttgaataaaaatagaaatgtCACTAATCTTCGTAactgtatcaaattttttaccaatgattttaattgaatgataaaagaaaagacaacaaaaattagaagaaaattgagaattcaaaagaaaaaagaataatttctaATCACATGTttatatttcagaaaattttgatactgATGAAgcaaaaggattttttgaaggaaatttcagtcatgtttattttattcttcatGATTGTTTTGTGACAGCAGAAGCCAATTTACGGCAGAGAggtaaagtttttttcattattacttatagtttttaatgatattctaCAGTATGATTTTaacgataattattaaattatttcttgctGCTAACTATACACAGAACTATCTTTCCATCTTGGTaagcaaaaacaaaaaaaggattgaattattaaattatattcctTAGTAGCATTGTCTTAAGACTGAGCCGTACCTAACGAAatctcgaatttaaaatttctaattacgTTTTGAATGGGACTAGAATAATGAAAATCTTCCGAGGAAGTTCGTCTTCTGCTTTTTGTCGGAAGACTTGAGGAAGACGGATTTCATAAGTATACTTGCCAGAGATTTCATCGTTTTGCTTAAGATTCTTCTTAAAGACGTacgaaaatctgtaaaaactGCAGCACTTCTTAACCAATATACGAACTATATAACAATCTTTGGTCAGAGTTGCTACAGAATTGCTTAAGATATCGAGTTTCTTTATCTCCGAGTCATTCCGAGTTCAAACGCAGTCTCTTTAGCAAACCTAGTGAtcctcatttaaatttatagtgCTACAAATTAATCATACTATCACTGGATAGAATTATATCGAACATTAAATGGGCGCCATTGAATTTACTATACTAATGCTGAATAGACGACTCACGAAGTAACAAACAGGGCAGTCATGTCCGGGTATCTTAAGCAATTCTGCAGCAAATGAGAGCTAATACATCTTCAGCAAGTTTTACTACAGATTTAGTTAAGGTATCTTCCGAAAGTATCTTGTTGAAGACAAGATACAGATTTACGTAAGACTTCTTTAAGAATGCTACTAGGGTAGTAGCATTGTCTTAAGCAAGTGACTTGGCGAATGTCCCTAGCAAGTTTCTTATGGAGGATTTAAACTAGACTTGAAGATGGATTCCATAAGTATATTTGCCAAAGATTTCATCAAGTGTTGCTTAAGATTCTTCTTAACGACTTACGGAAATCCGTAGAAACAGTCTGCAGCAATTCTCAACGAACTATATAACAATGCTCGATCAGAATTGCTTAAGATATCGGGTTTCTTTATCTCCGAGTCACTCCAAGTTCAAATGCAGTCCCATTAGTAAACCCAATGGtcctcatttaaatttaaaaggcTACCATTCAGTAATTTTATCACTCGATTAAATTATATCGAACATTGGGCGCCACTGAATTTACTATACTAATTCTGAATACATGACTCACAAAGTAACAAATAGGGCAGTCATGTCCGGGTATCTTAAGCAATTCTGCAAAAAATCAGAGCTAATGGATCTTCAGCAAGTTTTACTACAGATTTACTTAAGTTATCTTCCCGAAGTATCTTGTTGAAGACTAAAGATGTAGATTTACGTAAGACTTCCTTAAGAATGCTACTAGGGTTATTCAAATCATCGAATCTGTAACTACTAACTCTACTTGGTTCACaaccaattaaatttaaaattgatattttcagTACACAAAGCTCACAGAGAAGAATTAGAGCAAGTTCTACTattgttagaaaaaatattgattttactaCCAGAATTATTAAACCGAAGATGGCAATGTCACAGCTTAGCTAGAATTTTACATAAACTATTGCATCCTGGCAATAGTTGGAAGCTCAGACGACAGGCGTTAAGGTTAAACAcaatgttataaaaatatttatttattcaagtatgtatgaatttatttattttaaatgtatagGTTTTTCATATTATGGTATCAAGCTTTGGGAGATAATGCTCCGGATCACATTCACCAAATGTTTGCATGCCTAGTTCCTAATTTTTCATCTCATCTGCTATTCCGACATCCAGAGcaccgaaaaaataaaatacactcCGGTATTACAGAGGAACATGAGAAACGcgagtttttcgaaattcaaCATCCGTCTGCCGTTTTTCATTGCAATACTACACAGCAAGGACCAGTCACACAACCCAACGGTACCCCCATTCTGCCTGTCCAGAGTGGAGAAAAACCCCTGGACAATGAGACTGTCAGATTTTTTGAAGCTCTACTGGAATTTATGGTGACCCAAGTAGTGAAAATTGAATGGCGAGACAAACATACTCGACAGCACAAATGTTTTCAGTTCCTCTTAGAACGTTTCAAAGCCACATACTTACGACAAGTCTGTCCTGGtttcaatgataatttttcactGTACAAGCCGAGCTTAGAACTTCCGACAATGCGACAGCCATCAAGTCAGAATGAAAACAACTACACGTTATGCAAAGTTGCTCTGATCAAATGGCTGGCCAATTTCAcccatatttcaaaaaaagacAGACCCTTTTCCAATCAATCTAATTCTGTTACATCGAATGAAGACAACACTGAAATTGACGGAAGACGTGTCTCTGTTAGTCAGAGCACTGATTCAAATTCTTGGTCGTCTGAAATGCCATTGTCTCAGCAAGATAATCATACACATGATAGTCAAATTGCCGTGATGTTGGTACGGGAAGTACTGTATGGAAGTCGCGAGAATGTTAATTTCGTACATGAAATTTATCGACAAGCGTTTCTATTGGATTTTACTCACGCTGGTGCGGTTAGAAAAGCTATTGCTGTTTACAAGGATTGGATTCAGATGAATGTAAGTTAtcaattagtttttattaattgttcatTAACTTTACATTCAATGGTTTCAGGAAATTCCGCCTTTCATGCTTGAACCATTAGATAATCTTAAAGACCGGGAGAATGAAGACTCTAAGGTCAATAGTTTACTAGAGAACGAGAATGACAAAAGTCCCTCTGATAGTTATCGTCTTACCCGGTTGAGGAATGACTCATATTTGGGAGCGATTCACCGCGAAAATTTATTCGTGAGGGCTGGCTTACAAAACGTACTTCAACTATTTATAACCCAAGCTTCTAATGTATTTTTCTTAGAGAACGTTAGTGGGAATGCTTCAGCGGCGCTGCTGGAGGAACAAATTGATAGTTGTAAAAGAGTTTTGAATGTCTATCGATATGTCGTTATGCATGCACGATTGGAACCAGCAACTTGGGATCAGTTGCTTCggtaagtaaaatattatctTAGATGCtgcgattttgaaaattttaaaatgatatatttgaTAAGTCAGTAATCATTAAGAGATGAAGGAAAAAGTTTTCGATTCTAAACTCTTTTGATGAATATCACTGAGATTGATTACTTGATACTAACATCCGGAAAACAGTTGATCCCTTATTGCAAACCTCAAGCGCAACGCGACAGTCCATGCATTTCTATAAGGAGTGGCCCGTTACTTTGCTCCTggtgggaataacccatcacaatacaaacgttttttgttcattacaatgtcctctagtaggagagaccccaaaaagtcctaagaaaaatttatattttgagtcCAGATTGAAATGTAGATGGGTGGAGataggtggacatgggtggagatgccactatgtattcttatgaagagtagcccataactcttgccctgttgggaataacccatcacaatataaacgttttttgttcattatgatgtcctctagtagtaGAGACctcaaaaagtcctgagaaaaatttatatcatgaGTCCAGATCGAAATGTAGATGGGTGGACAtcggtggagatgccactatgtattcttatgaagagtagcccataactcttgccctgttgggaataacccatcacaatataaacgttttttgttcattatgatgtcctctagtagtaGAGACctcaaaaagtcctgagaaaaatttatatcatgaGTCCAGATCGAAATGTAGATGGGTGGACAtcggtggagatgccactatgtattcttatgaagagtagcccataactcttgccctgttgggaataacccatcacaatataaacgttttttgttcattatgatgtcctctagtaggagagacctcaaaaagtcctaagaaaaatttatatcatgaGTCCAGATCGAAACGTAGATGGGTGGACATCGgtggagatgaggctatgcGTGTCTTCCTATGCAGAGTGGTCCGTAACTTTGcgcctgttgggaataacccatcacaatgcaaacgttttttgttcattatgatgccCTTAAATAGAAACAAACATAAATAGAcctaggaaaaatttattttttgagttcacaCGCATATTAGGATAAATTAGGATAGATTAAGATGAATGAAGATGAGGCTGTTCATGATTTtctatgaagagtagcccgtaactttgctcctgttgggaataactcccAACAAtatgaacattttttgttcctttcGATGTCCTATACtcaaaaaaatccacaaaagtcccgaaaaaaattcatcctTTGTTCTttgacccatataaggataaatAAGGACGACGGCGTCTCCGTctttttatgaagagtagcccgtaacttttctCCTGTTGAGCGAATAACTTCCAAcaatattaacattttttgtcaaaaaattattaaatatcataatacaatcacagtaataataaagaaataaaatatttataattatcacaaGCGATTGAGGTTTGAACTTTTAGATTTcccagcattttttttttcaatgtagaaaatgatataaattaattttttcagagttttattacaaataacaTCATTAGTATTAGGAGAAAAATCACGTCGTAAATCTCATGATAGTATCGGTGGCAAACTTGCACCTGCAATATTCCAAACACTTATTGTTACATGGATAAAGGCAAATTTGAACGTTGTCATACACAGTCAACTGTGGGATCAATTTCTCGAGGTCTTGACCTCACTTACTAAATGGAAAGAATTAATCCGTGAATGGGCTGTAAGTTTTAACTTTTactttaaatgataaaaaatattttcgtcgATTCGAGGGAATTTTACTCGTTTTAGAAAACATTGGATACATTAACGAGAGTGTTAGCGCGGCATGTTTATAACCTGGATCTTAATGACCTGCCTTTAGAAAGAATCAGTGaacaaaaatcaaagaaaCGTCGCGGTGTAGGATGTCGTGCATCAGCAAGTAGTGTTCAATCACCTCGAAGAGGAAGCATTGACCGTGAAACAGACGCATCTTATAAAGAAAACATTCCTGGTATTCATTATAATAATGCAtaacttgataaaaaatattttaaactgatcaatatttaatattttagacAATTTGTCCAGAGAATTTAGAAAATGTAGACCGCTTCCGCGAAGTTCGAGTGACAACAATATATGCAGTTTTAAAAATCGAGGCAAGTCATCGAAAAGTCACATAGATGGAGTTCAATTTGAAATACCaggtaaattaataaattggaatttgaattttgagatACAGTTTTCAATCCTAATTAATTCGTTTTCATTCATTCGgaattcttatatatttatattatatgctCAGGACATACACGACCGCATGTAGTGTTACCATTATCACTCGAAAAGGAtatgattaaattaatgtcATCGAATACTACTATGAATGATCATGAGAAAATAATCGGAAGTACAAGAAAGACATTGATAGGAAGAAGAACAAAGTCGTTAGACAGTGTCGTAGTAACTGATTGTGAACCAATAACTCGGTGTCCTTCACCAACACCAAGTAGTGGCGTCGATagcaacaaagatagtcctattcaaattgaaaatattgatgGAAACAGTATTGGTATGCAACAACTAGAAAAATCCCATAGTTCACAACTCCCTATATTTTtgtacaattaataaaaaataaacaatcagTCTTACTAACTGCAGTACGTATTTTAGATACAAACGACGTATCGGAAAAAAGATCAGTGATGGCTGGTGGCGGAGTACGCGGATGGTTACCAGATGTCGCGGTCGTATTGTGGAGACGGATGTTATCAGCTCTTGGAGATGTTAATAATATTCAAGATCCAGTTTTGCATGGCCAAGTTATGGACTACTTTATACAACTTACTTACACTTTGATAAAAATCCGTTTAAATCAAGGCGTATCGAGTGATTATCAAGCCACTTTACCTGCTCCAGAACTTATCCCTCCTCTAACGGTCATTTCACCATGGTGTTTTAaggtacaaaaatttttaacatcaaCACTACCCTAGTAGCATTCTTAAGGAAGTCTTACGTAAATATGCATCATCAGTCTCAGACAAGTCTGAGGCAAGATACGTCCATAAGAAACGTTAAGTAaatctagtaatttttgctTAACCCTTTCCCGGTTTGAAGTCTCGAGGAGTCTCGGTGTAAGCTGTGAGAGGATAAAACTTATCACAGTTCTTAGTAAGGCTGTGTGAGTTTCGGTTCAATCGTATTAGTGCATGCATGCTGCCCcttctactattttttctgCCCCTGCTCTACTAAATAGGCTAGCGCTCTTTCACTGAAAAACGAAGACGTATAATCCGAATTAAGAGTAGGGATTCAAGGTCAACCGGGAAAGGGTTAAGATCCATTAGCTCTGATTTGCTGCAGAGTTGCTTCAGATACCAGGGCATGGCTGCCCTGTTTGTTACTTCTTGAGTCGTCTATTCAGCATTAGTATTGGCAGAGTGCGCgacgaaaacgacatctgTCGACCGCATTAAATCATCCTCAAAAAGCACGGAGAGAATAcggaaagtttttataaacaaataattaaaatttttaaagattgcgAAATATATGTGTGATACCACATTTGAAAGGTGGAAAAATATAGAGTAGattgtactgaaaaaaataagtataaaaagttttaataaatattatttggaaCGACATAAGGTTagcttgtaataataataataataacaacaataatagtcataataacaaatgagttaaaataattataattataattttttcaaagttaaaattattaatttgcattaagtaaagaaattaaagtgattttaataattcgtaatttaaaattttaaaactcaataattaaaaatactttgtgttaaaaatttgtaatttaaaaaattccccgtaataatttttagccaaaGATGAACATCATGGATGGAAATGTATAAAACTTGCAATTACTATTTCTGTCagtatttttgcaattaacaacacaacaactacttgttcttattttttaacactgctTTCATTTAACTATTCACAAGACAAGTGCGATTTAACGCGTATTTCGTCCACTGCAGGCGCTACAATCGATTCGATTGTCCCCACCCTATACTCCGCACCCTGCCAATAGTAAATTCAGTGGCGCCCACTTAATGTTCAATATTGGTTAAGAATCGCTTGAGACAATGCTACTAGGATAGTATTAATGCGTGTGCCAAAACGTGCATTTGTATTctaattttaagttataagTTTATTAAGAAtcaattacattattatttataacaataaaatattaatgggTATAAATTATAGATCTTTTTTCTAGGCTATTCAATTACCGCCATCTTATGAAGTTGGAAAGCTTGCTGCTTATCGTTTGATTTGTGTTCTTACCACTCAACCTTTAGACATTAATTTACCTAAAGCACatttaacattattttatCGTGCCCTTCATTTTGGAATCATGAGCAATGACATCAAAGTTATTCatgttattataaaatatactgGCCCGAGATTATTTAGTCTTAACTTACCTGGATCTAGTCTCCTGATTATGGACTATATTCATGCAGCGAACATGATATTAGAAAATCAAGATATCGAGGCTCCAAGAACAGAAGCAGTATCTATTTTAGGATCTTTATTATCACTACCAATTGTGCTTGAAAAGTTGCCAGTTCTCAAAGAGAATGGATCAGATATTGAAACATCAACTTGTCCTGAAGCAAACCAActtattttagaaattttactGCGGAATTGCAGACGAGAACCGACTGGTATCGCCCGTTGTATTGCTCTTTCAAGCATTGCAATGTTTGCTTACAGAGAGTTGTGTCTACAATCACAGCATCCACGAGTTCCTGAAGCGATATCAGTTCTTCTACAAAgtttgaaagtaatttttatcattttctctatagaatattttttagtttttcaattaaatgtaTCTACTTATagggtaagagacccagtactcgatcagagaactagtacccgatcacttgatgtatttgtatatctatatttagttaaatttactaaatatagatgtaCAAATACACAAATGTTTACGTACTAGCTCCCTGGTCGGGTATTGGGTCTCTTatcttacacggaaaaaattgGTGATACTAGAATCATACCACAGCTGGTATTAAAATAGTATCACACAAATGATACAAGTATAGAACCACGTGATACAAACTTTGTATCATAGTTCGCGCATGCGCGAATAAACCGTCGATTTAAATAGTAATGATTAAGttgttttagatttttatttttaaattgatcacttgataaataatatcatttacttttcattttaatagctaacataaaaattactacattttaaaaatgtctatATAGGCAACACATCCATCAGTGGTTCAAACGGCGTGTGATTCTCTTGGTCTGCTTTGTAACAAGTCAGACGTTCTTTTACAGTTCTACCCTAAAGTACCATGTAAAATAATACAGGTAAGCTcatacttttaataattaaccgTCACTTGCATCATTTTTCTATCCTTCGTCACTCGCGTGAGCGCCACCGCCGAGTTGAACCGAGCACGGTGTTGCCAAGTCTATCCGATATTAAacattcatgaaaaaaaaagtgtgtgtgTCATCTCCGACGCACGATTGGAGTTTACTCTTTCAGATCGACTGTCTAAATAGGCACAGAATTAAAGGCTTACTAGTCTAAGAAAAAGGTTAATACTATATCAAATGGTAAATAAACGAATCAATGAAGATAcctaaataatgtatttttattctattttagtctagtcgagaagttGACTTCctgcgaaaaatagttacaggtctcttaaaaatatagttgataGCTTAAACGATCCACAATGGCGTCTagaaaaatacgttttttggattttttttggaaaaataaaattacaattagtaTGAACAAAAGACCGTTAAAAAATTAGCCGTCCAGCTTTTTGGcaaaatatcaaaaagtataagtgataactcaaatattaaaaaagtttctgaaagagcaaaaaattttagtagaaAAGTTCTCGACTCCtcgaattgtagctccaatatttataattttaatttaacattgaaAATCAACTTTTGCGCGGCAGTTTCGGCATGCGCGCGCCGCCACTCTAGTGAgcgtagtttttaaataatttttttttatcattcatgcgatataagtgctatcttagcgcacgctcttttgttcgccaaatagttgtttgcccattcaactgcttccacgacatttgtgtgcgttatacgattatctgcgtgcgacaagtaaatttgagtgcgacaagtaaactgtggatagaattatcgccagttaaattctctggaaatcccagagacatcccacagcaatcccatagaaaatatagacccagcactcggtgttgtaaaaaaaaaaaatagaattatcaccagttaaattctctggaaatcccagataCATcctatagaaatcccatagaaaatatagacccagcactcagtaatctgaaaaaaaaattgaattatcgccagttaaattctctggaattcccagagacatcccatagaaaatagaTACCCTATACACTCACCCCTGAAAAGTGAAAGTCGTAACGAGGTCATTCGTTGAGTAGATTTTACAcctcatattttttccatacCGGGCTCCTTATATGAAAATCGATTCTTAAGGAGTAAACTCCCAAAATATCTACATTTTGTtaaaagattcaaattttgaacagatttttatttacttaaagttacaaaggactttttttataatgaaatcaACGTCCCTGGTATATTTAACCTTCAAATATCACTcgtcttttcaaaaaaactatcaaCTCATTGATCCActgacataaaataaatttatatttatataaaaaaaattaaatattttgtgattaataaaaaatcatatttgttttttttattgataattatttataaagaatGAACTTGTTTATTTACGACGGTAGCTACTCGCAGCAATAATTACATATGTTTATTTCTGTAACTATTATGTGAGAAAATAACCAAGTACAACTCGGCAACATGGCGACTCGGTCATTTACTGGTTACTCACTCGCACCGGGCGGCGTATTGTCGCTTTGCAATTTCTTTGCcattaaagtatttttttattcaaattaaaaatatattattttgattttaaattacatgaaaattttctagaatGTTCGATTGaggtattcaaattttttcaaatttattcactgtcaaaatcatgagaaaaacataaaaatgtaCAAAAAACGACGTCGCGCTCATTGAGTGAGTGACGAAGGATTAAGTACacagcaaataaatataaatcccgaaaataaaatatatatattttcatatctaGGTCCTCTCAGAAACGTTAGATACTTTAAGTGCACGTGAACGTCGAAGTTCCTTAATTACATCTATGCTTTTTTGTTTGAGTGAATGGGCTATGCATTTAGGTATTGTCATATTAACCACCACTTTTCAAGGAAAATCCTTATTATTGACACTTTTTACAGTACGTATAATTCTAAACTAGtgaaaaaattcccaaaaaaaaaaaaacatttcttttATATTCCATTTATTGTCAGGTTTTAGATAATATCATTCACAATaagtctgataaaataatacaggATCAACATAAACATAACAGACATAAGCATGACGAAAAAGATGATTTTAATCCC encodes the following:
- the LOC130675413 gene encoding ral GTPase-activating protein subunit alpha-1 isoform X4; this encodes MFSKKLHVDVKKSTLKIQDVKKDSATRFKHLKIVLENFDTDEAKGFFEGNFSHVYFILHDCFVTAEANLRQRELSFHLVHKAHREELEQVLLLLEKILILLPELLNRRWQCHSLARILHKLLHPGNSWKLRRQALRFFILWYQALGDNAPDHIHQMFACLVPNFSSHLLFRHPEHRKNKIHSGITEEHEKREFFEIQHPSAVFHCNTTQQGPVTQPNGTPILPVQSGEKPLDNETVRFFEALLEFMVTQVVKIEWRDKHTRQHKCFQFLLERFKATYLRQVCPGFNDNFSLYKPSLELPTMRQPSSQNENNYTLCKVALIKWLANFTHISKKDRPFSNQSNSVTSNEDNTEIDGRRVSVSQSTDSNSWSSEMPLSQQDNHTHDSQIAVMLVREVLYGSRENVNFVHEIYRQAFLLDFTHAGAVRKAIAVYKDWIQMNEIPPFMLEPLDNLKDRENEDSKVNSLLENENDKSPSDSYRLTRLRNDSYLGAIHRENLFVRAGLQNVLQLFITQASNVFFLENVSGNASAALLEEQIDSCKRVLNVYRYVVMHARLEPATWDQLLRVLLQITSLVLGEKSRRKSHDSIGGKLAPAIFQTLIVTWIKANLNVVIHSQLWDQFLEVLTSLTKWKELIREWAKTLDTLTRVLARHVYNLDLNDLPLERISEQKSKKRRGVGCRASASSVQSPRRGSIDRETDASYKENIPDNLSREFRKCRPLPRSSSDNNICSFKNRGKSSKSHIDGVQFEIPGHTRPHVVLPLSLEKDMIKLMSSNTTMNDHEKIIGSTRKTLIGRRTKSLDSVVVTDCEPITRCPSPTPSSGVDSNKDSPIQIENIDGNSIDTNDVSEKRSVMAGGGVRGWLPDVAVVLWRRMLSALGDVNNIQDPVLHGQVMDYFIQLTYTLIKIRLNQGVSSDYQATLPAPELIPPLTVISPWCFKAIQLPPSYEVGKLAAYRLICVLTTQPLDINLPKAHLTLFYRALHFGIMSNDIKVIHVIIKYTGPRLFSLNLPGSSLLIMDYIHAANMILENQDIEAPRTEAVSILGSLLSLPIVLEKLPVLKENGSDIETSTCPEANQLILEILLRNCRREPTGIARCIALSSIAMFAYRELCLQSQHPRVPEAISVLLQSLKATHPSVVQTACDSLGLLCNKSDVLLQFYPKVPCKIIQVLSETLDTLSARERRSSLITSMLFCLSEWAMHLGIVILTTTFQGKSLLLTLFTVLDNIIHNKSDKIIQDQHKHNRHKHDEKDDFNPNIIVDNFGEESNVNKYFRPTNIQTIQLAARTVVMHLVNHLGHFPMGIGAARLSSTIVELDDVPGIDSDELSSAVFHAPNIQLLMLSNSIIMSFVELTALNSSDVALDFVTAPSIVRVLLRDLAGKAAWDSSILYNELCVSKDTDFSEPMKNIGWLSLHCEENRDSSVDILYPFQSIPPHVIRHREPNILPTFANAASDMDNLDDLLCYIGHTSPEVLTNPEIALNSPANPPPIHCMENETMATILNQRNTAREYVPNCSQHISTPDVIVNPTSPIASAPFHHSRLFFSHLGLSGWEQRQKLHLLAKNEKLLRELRNLDGQRSRETHKMAVIYVGPGQEDKNSILGNVIGSKEYENFVARLAWEVELETHTGFRGGLTPGKASGATAPYFATSFSEILFHVATRMPLDSPESLLQKTRHLGNDEIHIVWSEHWRDYRRDIIPTEFCDVLIAIYPLPNKLYRIQISRKSEIPFFGPLFDECIVEDQVLPGLVRITALAASRAKRSTLSLYQHYYEERARSIDVVMRNYKESTTFEEFATNIYSPVPPKNSFSGVSSVTASDGSKVLQDSPALHGISPRPLKKMSFKSSPKPRNSNQHLTPPDSPNMSKFKISN